The DNA region gccACAAAGAGCCGTCAGCAGTGGTTCACTTTGAAACAATGCCAGCTTACCAGGGGGATGATTTGGTTCCTGATATACGTGTTCTACATAgagtcttctggagttattacccctgTATAAGGGCCTTCAGACACTGCAAGCCAGTGGTGCAGGTGGACGGGACTCATTTGTATGGAAAATACAAGGGTTGTTTATTGGTTGCAGTGTCACAAGATGGTAATAACAACATCATGCCTATTGCATTTGCCatagtggagggagagacttctgatgcatggCACTTTTTCTGAGCAACCTGCGTCAACATGTGGTGACCCGTGATGGTGTCGGACTAATCTCCGATCGACATGATTCGATTAGGTCAGCTATTGAACGAAGTAATGGGGCGTGGTCTCCTCCAAGAGCTTTCCATatgttttgcatcaggcatatTGAGTCCAACTTCTTGAGGAAGTTCAAAGCACCTTACCTGCAGAAGCTTATCGTCAACATTGGTAAGTTTGTATACAATGAACTTTTAATTTATTGTAAGCATGATCAAATAGACTGGTGTTCATAGCTGACTGAATGTTTTTCATAGGATATTCAAGGACGACCAGGGAGTACCAGATGCGTTATGAACGATTAAAGGAACGGGGTGAGGCTTACACCAATTGGCTTGATCGGATCCCTCGTGAGCAATATGCTTTGGCATTTGATGGTGGTTACCGATGGGGTCACATGACCACCAATCTTGTGGAATGTATCAACTCCGTCCTAAAGGGTGCACGCAATCTCCCAGTCACTACACTTGTTAAGGCGACATTTTACAGGCTGAATGAGTTGTTCACTAGGAAAAGAGCTGAGGCTGAAGCCCGAATCAGTGCTGGACTTATGTTCTCTGAGATGGTGACAACCAAGCTGAATGCAAATCAACGTGCTTCAGGTAACATACAGGTTAGCTGTTTTGATAGAGAAAATGAAGTCTTCGAAGTACGCGAGATGCCTAGTGGGGTTGAGTATGCAGTTGACCTGCGCCACTATCGGTGTGATTGTGGTGAATTCCAGATTGACCGAATTCCGTGTAGGCACGTGTTTGCGTGTTGTGCAAATCAGAGGTTGGATTGGAAAGTGTTCGTTAATGACGTTTACAAGATGGACCAAATTCGAAGAGTATACAGGGCTAGGTTTCGACCACTGGGAAATCCGGCAACGTGGCCTGCTTATCATGGACCTAGATTCGTTGGAAACCCGTTCCTAAGACGGGTTGCCAAGGGCCGGCCGAAGATGACCcgcttcttgaatgagatggacacccGTATGTTGCGTCGCCCGAGGCGATGCAAGCAATGCGGTGCAGAGGGCCATAGTCGCAGTAGATGTCGTCAAAGTGGTAGACCGAGTGCAGGTCCAACCGACTAGTAgtagaagaataaaaaataattatacttAATTTCTAGTTATCACACTAAGTTAAgctatattaaatacaaaaataattttaattttgaatttcttgtagAATTATTTCTGACAATTTTATTGaacgttgttattattattattattattattattattattattattattattattattattattgataatttaATTCGTTGAAGTATTAAAAAGAACATATTTAACTATAATTaccatattatttatttaattctgtttcttcttttaaaattagttttagtttttttcataataactaAACTAATTGAATGAAcatttttaactataaatatcTTCTAGAGCTAATTTTATAAAAGCTGAgttttaaattattgtttaacaacatataaaaaaaagacattttcatTATATTGTCaagtttcaaaatataaaatataaaaaaaataattatttctacaaaataaaatttaaaatacaataacaataacaatgtaGTCCACAAATCCAATAAGTAGATACCAATAACCAAATAAACATAGTCAACAATAACAAGCTACTTAACAatattaacctagttaacatacTCAACGAGTCAATAGTACACATTATCTCTTAAATAGTAGTAAGAACGTAGGTAACATTGTCAATAATTAACTAGTTACAACTTCACTTCCTCGGTGCCCACTTGATATCTTTGTATATCTTTCTGCACTTCTTTGCAATCCTTTTAAAAGCGGATGGTGTATACCGATTTGCACTCCGACGTGGAGGATCAGCTCGAAGGTTGTAACCTTTACCTTTTTCACTTGTGGCCGTACCTATGTAAACAcaacaaatacaaatacaaacataaatataaatgtaaatataAGTACAAGTTCACGATGCATacaaatataaaaacaaatacaAATATGAATACAAAaacaaatacaaatataaatacaaatacaattacaaatataaatacaaataatgACTAACATTATGTTTTACCTGCACTAGGTGCTGTATCCTCGTCAGCAGGGTCGTCATCCTCATCACCACCCTCATCCTCAGACTCATCAGCGTCATTCCCCTCATCCTCAGACTCATcctcatcatcaccctcatcctCAGACTCATCCTCAGACTCATCCTCAACCTCATCCTGATGAACTGCTCTATGACTCTCATGAATCATAGTCATCGGAATACGTCTAGGATTTCCACTTTGTATGATCCCTCCCGTGGCTTCATTACTTCTGCTCGAGTCAACAGACATTCTGGCACCAGAATTATCAGATGAAGTGCGACCTAGATATCCCAAATCCAATGACCTCCTAGCTGGAGTAACTCCACCAAAATGTGCTTGATGGTCGGTGGGGATGTCAATATAATTACCTGAATGTGACTGGTGCGACCCCGATGCCATCAAACCAAGTAGCTGACTGAATGAAGGTTGCTCTCCATACTCAGAATGTGGACCACCCCAAAACTGATGGTGTGACGGGACTGACGCTGAGTAATAATCAGACGGATGCGTGTAAGGAACATATGGTGCAAAATACTCAACCCCCTGATGTGGCGGCAccggtggcggtggtggtggaggTACGGCCACCGGTTCCGGTTCCGGTTCTGGtgccggtggtggtggtggtggtggaggaccttctggattctcttcaaAAACAAGGTTTGACAATTGCAAGTGGTCACCATATGCCTCTCGGTACCACTGCATGTAAATTTCTAACGGATAATGTAAATGCTCCAAGTCTTCAGATAGAATGTGACTATATCGATTGGTCCATTGCATCACCCAACGCGAGTGGGTATTGGCCCAGTCTTGATTCTTAGGCCCTGTTAGAACTTCCCCATGTGATGCACCTAGATCCTGCACTTCACTAGGAACACCCTGTGTCAATCCAAATTGCCTCCTGACTCTATCAGTAGCATGCCACTCGATGCATTCAAAAGATATAAGTGGCACTGTGGCACTCCACACCACAGAATTATGATGGATGGCTAAGGGAATTACGTCTGGCTCGATGTATCCAATGCCATAAGCCTGCCAAAGAAACTAGACACTTCTCCCAGTAAGATGATTACACAACAATTACTTCACTTAAGAATTTACATAAGGTACTTGTATTTTACACAATACCTGTCCTTCTTCTAGATCATCCAACAACCTCCTGTATTGGGCAAGCGTTTTATATCGGTAGGCATAGTTTTGACGGTCCCAGTTATGCCACCTGCAGACGGACAATCCATTTCCTAACTTAAATTACCATAAACAAAATACAATTTAAATCAATTACTTCAACGCATACTTTAATCAAGATTACATGTTTGCAATTGGAAAAGCTCGGGGATTGCCAGGAATCGGCGCTAGAAATGGTAGCCGGATCCAAGCCCAACTTACCAACAGTGTCAGTGGACCGTCCATCTCCTTGCAGTCGACACGAGTTGCCCTGCACAATGATCTATACAAGTGTGCCAGGCATGCCGAACCCCAACTAAACTGTATGATTTGGCCGAAGTTGCGGAGCAAGGGTAAAAATTTCCAGTGCACCCCTGCACCCGACTTATCTGTAAATATAACTTTCCCAAATAACAACATTATGTGACACTTTACATACATCTGCATGCTAACAACATCATTCAACACTATACGATCTCTCACACCCCTAAACCACGTTAATTTTATAAAGCTCCCTCTACATTCATTTTTTCTGGGTGCAACTCCAAAGTGGTGCAAGCACTCGGCTTCCAATGCCTCAAAGCTACTCATGGTCGGACCTGTAACCGGAAGACCATTTGTTGGCAGACCGAGAATTACCGCCACATCCTCCAAGGTCACTGCACACTCACCAACCGGAAAATGGAATGTATGAGTCTCGGGCCGCCATCTCTCAATCAGAGCAGTAATCATTGCTGACTGGCCTTTAATAACTCCAATTTGGGATACATAATAAAATCCAGTCTCGCGTAACTGTGCCTCAACAATTTGGTTATATGGATCCGGCGGGTGTAAATGATCACACTCCAACATCCTTGAAGCCTACAATACCACATTTTCCAGTATAAGAACAAATATAACACAACTATATTATTCAATAACACAAGTATACTTTAACATGTCCATTAAAACTATATTATTCAATAACACAACTATATTATTCACACTAAtttttctctattattattattattattattattattattattattattattattattattattattattattattattattattattattatcatttatataaaccaaaccaaacaacatactagttttttattattattactattattctaACAGTATATATACTAATtctattattaatcataataattaacgatcataaataaattaactaataaaattttcattattaatcGTTACAGTTAATTAAATTCGATTACTAATACTGAcagtaacaacaacaatatatTAATATCTCCCTATTTCAATTTATTAGGTacagattttcttttcttttttttttttactgtactattttttcaaatatttttttcctttttcttacatTAAAATACACTACCCAGAGATCCAGAGACCTTCATCTTCATCACCATTACAAACAAAACAGCCACAAACATTCATCTCAACAAACAAACATTCATCTCATctccatacatacatacatacatacaaggtttattcctatttttatttctatttctaaccacctaataataaaatacatacatatatgtttaatttctaatttctacttataataaaatctaaaattatcactatcattatcattaaataaaattatgaaaaaaaaacttACATGATTTGGATCTCCAAGATAATTAACAATATGAAGCTCCGGTTGATTTACTTCCttagttttccttttttttggcattttttttcctctttcgCTGATCTGGTGGTGGTCCAACAATGGGGGTTGTGTGGGgttgagaggaagaagaaagggaaagttGAGAGTGAAAGAGAGAGTGTTGGAGAgtgaaagagagagaggggggtaTAGGGGGATAAGGTCACGGGGTGCACCGCGGGAGCCACCTGCATGCGGGACATGTGGCAACGGGCCACcaatcggtgccaccgatttcGGCACCTCCCTCTCCCACAAATCGGTGCCACCGTTTTCCTTCCCCCcaatcggtgccaccgatttcTTTACATGCGCCGTCACAACTCCGTCAAACACCCCAAACCCCATAACGCCGCACATCACCAACGCCATccccatatcaaaattaaaaaactccTCATTTGGTCCCACTTTTTCTTTCTCCAAAAAGTTAATTATACAACTCTTGGAATACAACTTATCACTCTTTTCTACCAAATAGCATGCCAAATATGCAAAGGAAAAAGGATTGAAAATAGCAAAAATATGTGTCATTGTTTATTTTTAGTTTGCATAATAAatgttttttctgatttttttaatcccaataaaaattattatagtcaatttttttaatagagtGAAACCTTTGCATTTTTACTGGGATTCAACTAATAAATTCATTAATGAGAGGTGGAAAAGGCATTTCCCTCCTGTTTGCTTCAGAGGCGTGTTCTTTAAGGTAATTGATATAAAGAGTATTGGCTATTCCTCTTCTCTTTAACCCTaaggtgagagtgagagtgagagtgggtTTCATTAATTGGAAGATGAAATCAAACTCCACAGAAAAATTTGGTACTAACTGGGACTGGGTGGACCCTCAAGTCTTAAACACACAGTCCTCCATCACCAATCCTCCCAACCTCAACCCTTTCAACTTCCTTCAACCCACACTTGATTCCTCTACTGTTTCATTTCTACCTTGCACTCCCTCTGAGCGCGTTTGTTTCTCAACCCTTCATCTCCATGATCATAACGATGATTTCTTCTACCTCTATGAGATCATCTTCACCCACTTCGGCCTCAGACTTCCTTTCTCCGATTTCCAACTTCAAATCCTAAACGCCATCAATGTCGCTCCCACTCAACTTCACCCCGAAGCTTGGGCCTTTGTCATAAGCTTCGAGAATCTCTGTCAATCCTTTCGTCTTGCTCCCAGTGTTGccgctttcttctacttctttcagGTAGTTAAAGAGAAGGAAAAGATGAGTTGGGTTTCCATTCGTGCGCATGAAGGACAAACCAAAATCCTTGTTTTCGACAAGTGGTACGCTAACTTCTCGAACCAGTTCTTCCGAGTTGAAGGTAGAAGGGGCTCAGCACTTCCCTTCTTCGTGGGTGAAAACAAGAAGCCAAAGTTTCCACTGTACTGGACTCGGATGATACAGTCTCCCAAACCACCTCAATCTTCAAGCTTGTCTCCTTCGGAGAAAGACTTGGTTGATAAACTCCAAAGATTGAAAGAACCATTCCAATGTGCCTTTTACTTTCCCCTTAACACCAATGCGCCTCTCAAAATAAGCCCTTTGCGTAAGCGCATTTAAATATTTCCGTTTCGAACTGTGATTATAACTTTATCTGCTTGGCTACCATATGGTCTAAGTGCTGTTTGTTGCAGATGCCCCTAACTCAaatggaagaagatcaaaacagGTAGTTGAAGTGACAGGGGGAGTTGAAAAGAGGAAGCAGTTTGTCACATCTACCCCTGAGCAGAGGAAAAATCAAAGGGTGTTGGTGGAGAATAGTCCTACTTCTACTCCGCCTCCGCCTCCGCCGGTGGTCAATTCAGATATGGAAGAGACGGGTCATTTGTGTGGTTTTGAAGGGGATGGAGCAGGGCTTCCCTCCTGCGTCCAGGGTCACGCATTGGATTCCAATGGTCTCATCAGCCACAGCATGGGACACGTGGATCTTGGTAGCTTTCTGCAGGGACTATTTCTGCAAGGCATGGAAGTGATTCAGAAACGGGTCTCCCAACTTGAATCTGAGCTGAATGAGGAGAGAAGCGCCAGAAAGAAAGCTGAGGGTAAGGTAGCAGAAATGAAAAAGGAGCTTGCTCGGTGTGAAGGGGAGCTTGCCTCCACAAGAAGAGATTGTGAAGCACTGCATGAAATCCAGCAAGTCTTGAGAAGGATcagtactactactactactactactactactaccatGAGTCAAAGAGATTAGAGGCCTAAAGAAAAGCCTTATATCATTATTTTGTAGAAAGACCATGGTTTTACTTAACCAgtactctttatttatttttgaaagaaagaattgTTCAAAAATGATTTGATGGCAAGTATGGCCTGTCTGATTTTGTTACACTACTAATTGATACAAGTAATTGACATATCTACTTTTCTTGACCATTTTGAATATGTAATATGTTAATTGCCATATTGCACCTTACATTCTAGTTGAGACATCTAATGCTGTTGCTATGGAGGATTTGTATCATCTGTGGCATCTCGTGCTGGACATGGGGATCTCCCTTGGACAATGATGACAGATCGCTCCTAAGATAGAGAACAGAAGGTATGATATAGTTTGCTTATTTCCCTAATATGTCGAGTTTTATTCCCTAGTTCGTTTTCAAATTATGATAATTTTGACATGCTCTGATGCAATTGAAGTTTGTGTCAATATAAGGTCTTGTGTTTTCTTGCAACTTATCACTTCAGATAGATATGCCTCCTTTCTTTGTAGTCACTCATTAAAAATCGGGAAAAAATTATTACTGGTCAAATGTGGGAAGTTCAGGTGTTTCAGTTCACTTTGTTCTAATTAATGGATGACAAATTATGGCTTCAATAAGTGATCTGTTTGTGaggtgaattttttaaaattttcatttgctgatattatattatttcattcgcaaagaaggagaaaaaagagtTGGCTATGTTAGGGGATAACATATTTGAACATCTCCTGCCCAGTCAAGTTTGCAGTACAATATCTGCACATAGAAAACTTGCAAGATTTGGATATGCCTAATCCTTTAGTAAAAAACTTGTGTGAGCCTGTATGTACCATGACTTTGTGCAGTTTTTGTTCCGTCGTTGATCATGTTCTTGGTTAAATCAAGTTCCAAACTTGTCAACTTTTGGTCAACAACGGAAGATGTGTTTATGGTAAACACGTTGAAAATACAAGAAGCACGTTCAATCTTCTTGAACTATGTAATTTTTGTTTggctaaccttttttttttttctaaatgggAACATGATTGTAAGTTTAAATTGTTATTCACCAAAAGTAACAAATTGTAACTTTTATGTTTAGCGTTCACttggtaaattaaaaaattaattaatattctatCAATTTTGCCGTACAATCTCATTTTCAATAAAAGATACCAAAACAATCATCAGAATTGTTGAatgttttttggatggctatactttacaaacatttttttaatattattatcagTACTCTttgttaagttttaatttttacaattttttatttatttttcttgttaatagtataaatatttttatttaaatatttttttatgttcacttatgtatattattatatttttttaatagaatgtttaatattcattatttgtataatttttttaattatttttattaatatgtatttttttatggaattttattttttatttgattttgtatattttttactatatgttcttaaattagtatatattttatttattattgttaatttttataatataaattttattagaaacatataattaaatacaaaaagagtactaaagaaaaatactaacaaattataACTAAAAGAGTACTTAAATTTTAACACATAAATTTAAGTTCTTTTCAAAAGAAATTATAGTCAAAgagtgttaaaataatatatttttgaatgatgtaatccaaacaacatttattttattataatctattttgatacaaaattaccaaacataaatcacattaATACCaactaattttttatcaa from Arachis hypogaea cultivar Tifrunner chromosome 10, arahy.Tifrunner.gnm2.J5K5, whole genome shotgun sequence includes:
- the LOC112717644 gene encoding uncharacterized protein, whose translation is MDDRVVLKIYYYGQILLQTYEGVQFVCENPLDVVIPFTLSFEELKGVICEKIGTQRCRRISCILYRYPLPVFGGFVQFQTKYVMDEASMQEMFSMYMENRHRISCIELYIEFEQSEADPPPVVADGEFTVGMEFSSREAVIKAMKDYTIRRGVDYRVYESEPTTFYAKCIEYGNGCDWLIRVTKMQKKYCWEIRRYNGSHTCTRSTISQDHSKLDSKTVAEAIKPLVEVDPSIKVKSVIADIQSKFNYTISYRKAWLAKQQAVKSIFGSWEASYEALPIWFEAMCHKEPSAVVHFETMPAYQGDDLVPDIRVLHRVFWSYYPCIRAFRHCKPVVQVDGTHLYGKYKGCLLVAVSQDGNNNIMPIAFAIVEGETSDAWHIESNFLRKFKAPYLQKLIVNIGYSRTTREYQMRYERLKERGEAYTNWLDRIPREQYALAFDGGYRWGHMTTNLVECINSVLKGARNLPVTTLVKATFYRLNELFTRKRAEAEARISAGLMFSEMVTTKLNANQRASGNIQVSCFDRENEVFEVREMPSGVEYAVDLRHYRCDCGEFQIDRIPCRHVFACCANQRLDWKVFVNDVYKMDQIRRVYRARFRPLGNPATWPAYHGPRFVGNPFLRRVAKGRPKMTRFLNEMDTRMLRRPRRCKQCGAEGHSRSRCRQSGRPSAGPTD
- the LOC112715698 gene encoding uncharacterized protein, which produces MKSNSTEKFGTNWDWVDPQVLNTQSSITNPPNLNPFNFLQPTLDSSTVSFLPCTPSERVCFSTLHLHDHNDDFFYLYEIIFTHFGLRLPFSDFQLQILNAINVAPTQLHPEAWAFVISFENLCQSFRLAPSVAAFFYFFQVVKEKEKMSWVSIRAHEGQTKILVFDKWYANFSNQFFRVEGRRGSALPFFVGENKKPKFPLYWTRMIQSPKPPQSSSLSPSEKDLVDKLQRLKEPFQCAFYFPLNTNAPLKISPLHAPNSNGRRSKQVVEVTGGVEKRKQFVTSTPEQRKNQRVLVENSPTSTPPPPPPVVNSDMEETGHLCGFEGDGAGLPSCVQGHALDSNGLISHSMGHVDLGSFLQGLFLQGMEVIQKRVSQLESELNEERSARKKAEGKVAEMKKELARCEGELASTRRDCEALHEIQQVLRRISTTTTTTTTTTMSQRD